GCATCACGACTTGTTTCATAGACGGTCAAAAGAGTTTCTTCCGGGAAGAAGCTTTTCGAGGAAAGTTGCTGGATGAACAAATGTCATAGCTGAGAGCGTGATACTTTGTTCTAGTGTTCTATTCCCAATAGTAGTCATTATATATGTGTATGTCTAAATTTGACGTTACTTTGGTGAAGCCAGTAGTCTTTGTGCTTGCTAGatttttgtttagtttttgGTGATACTGTTAATTACATCTACAGCGTTCAAGATGTTTTGAATAATGTATTTGGTTGTTCAAGTTGAATAAATGTTTTAACTCAACTTAAATGCTATCATGGAGTAGAACTCACTGATTGCGTCTAAGAGTTCTTACATTAATGGCGTATATATTGGGAAATATAGTATATATTACGTATACATTGCATCGTTTGTGCATAAATGAAGTTACCCTAGTTAAAACAGAGACTTGATATTCAAGTGCTTCCCAACAGCCAGGTTCAAATTTGGTCTGGGAAATCTCTAATAGAAAGCATTTGAATATCTTACTAAGCACTTGTTAGAAACAAAGAAGTGACATAAGAGGCAAAAATTTGTAGGGTGAAAACTTTCCTTTCATTACAGTCAAGTGGCTTTCCGCTCCTGCATTAAGATTGTAAACGAAAACTTGTCGTCAAAAAAAAGGCAATCAATCAGAAAAAAGTTACAGAATGTTACCTACTTTATTTTACTATGTTGTTAGGTTAAATAAAACGTTTGTTTtgattattacttaattatttcCCCCACCCAATTTGTCTTTgttcatataaataatataatataatataatataatataatactatACATTATGGAATAATTGGTAACAACCATCAAAACAAGATGCAAAGATCAAATCAAAACAaagtgattttattttatataaatgaaGCAACACTAAAAGGCTTTGTTTCCATACTTGCAAAATTGATCACTAAAGCTAAAGCTCGACAtaactaactaaaaaaaatatgaaaaaagtaaagATGTTAAAGATCTACTTGATTCCTCATGTCAACTCGAAAGCAAAATCTTGAATTGTTTTTCTCCCAACGTATCGAAATCACATCATTTTCTTTGAGATTTCTCCTCTTGACAAAATCCGTCGTCCATTCTCTGACTAGGTGAAACCAATTAGTTGACCATTTCTTGAAGGTTAAATTATGCTCTGTTTGTGTATCCATATCAAATACGGTAACATCAACTCCACACAAGTGTTTGCAAATTATGCTCTGTTCTTCCTCGTCCATGAAAGGTAATATGTAATTATTCAAATAAATGCATATGAAgtttatttagattttagacCTCTAGGTTAGATTTGCTTTAGGCTTTCGATTATTTTGAGTCGCCCCTGACAAGAGAGTGAAGCAAACGAGataggagagaggcgagcgagaatATCAGCGTATTCCATATACATACGAATCACACTAGAAACATGTATCTGGTATTTACTAGATACATTCTAAATTACAAATATATTAGAAaaagaggcgtgtctatttcagataACCAGTTCGAATTTATAccaggacgctcaactacagaagtcatccatcttatgaggagactggtggagcagtatagggagaggaagatggacttgcatatggtattcatcgacctagaaaaggcctacgataaagtgccatgagagatactatggagatgtttggaggctaaagatgtacctgtggcatacattagggtgatcaaggacttgtatgagggtgccaagaCTAGGGTAAGGACAATCGGAGGCGACTCAGAGCACTTCTtaattgtgatggggttgcatcaagaatcagctcttagtccatttttatttgccttagtgatggatggattgacgcgacaaatttaaggtgaggtgccatggtgtatgctttttgcggacgatatagtcttgattgatgagactcgtagcggagttaacgctaagctggaggattggagacagaccttggagtctaaagggtttaagctaagtaggaccaagacagagtacttagagtgcaagttcagtaaGACACCTCAGGAGATTGGCAtgaaagttaggcttggtgaccagacCATcctaaagaaaagtagtttcaagtacttTGGGTCTATTATGCAAGGTAGCGGGGAGATTGACAATGATGTCACACATTGTATTGGGGcggggtggatgaaatggaggctcgcttctggtgtgttatgtgacaagaaggtgtcaccacaacttaagggcaagttctacaaagtggtggtcagatcggctatgttatatggggtggagtgttggctagttaaggtatctcatgttcaaaagatgaaaattgctgaaatgagaatgttgagatggatgtgtgagcataccaggagcgatagaattagaaatgaggctattcgggacaagatAAGAGtagcctcggtggaagacaagatgcgggaaatgcgtctgagatggtttgggcaagtgaagaggagagacacagatgccccagtacGGAGGTGTGACATGTTGTCCATTggtggtttcagaagaggtaggggtaggccgaagaaatattggggagaggtgattagacaggacatggcgcagttacaacttaccgaggacatgaccttagataggagtgtgtggaggacccacattagggtagaaggctagttcatagtctcattattcttcttttttagtAGACGTATTAGCGTACTATAATTTCTTATggtctgatttctgttattatctattactttctgtactttgattgttCTATTTTATCTAGgttgctttcgttatttgctttgtcatattgctttgaacttcttatccttatccttattcttatctaacttctttttatgattttactaagccgagggtctttcggaaacagccgtcctaccttgataaGAGTCAGGTCTAAGTACACTTTACTCTCCCcagacccacgttgtgggatttcactgaattattgttattgttattgtattagAAAAAGAGGCAAGCGAGAGAGTATGGAGTCAAGAAAGATGGGAAAGAGGCGCATGAGAGAGAGTCGCAAGAGAACATTCTTTTTTCACATATATTTAGTATTTGTTATATATTATTGATTCAAAAGATAAGCATGACGTAGCCAAATAATAAATGGTCACGTGTAAAAATATACTAGTAGTTGTTAATGATGTGGTCGAATTACAATTTACCACgtgtaaaaataattttaaaaaattggagttaaaaaataatggcataaaTGAGTCTTTTTTCAAACGATAATGGCATAAGTGAACCGAAtttttaacggatgacataaatgaattttttcttaaaattcgATAGAATATTTAAGCCTTTTCAcactaataaaatatgaatgggaGAAAAGCACTATGGAATACCCTATTGTTTATGgaaagttgagttttgaaatataatatttccagtagttgattcgcaacaatttttaaaaaaattctaatcaGTCAGAAAGTACATGAAAGGGAGCACAAATACTCGCCGAACTGTATTTTATATCAAGCTAGTATCTATTAAATTAGCACATATAATCAATACAACTAATAAAGAATTTAAcagtaataataaatataaatatttataaccaacattttATATAAGTATCGCTAAAAATTTTAACAATCTTAAATACAATAACATTAACTCAATTACCATTAAATATTCTTCCTAGAATaaataatgcatatatgtgggCAATGGATGCTATAATGGCTGAGTTCTTTAGTCTTGGTCGTCTGTTTCCGGGTTCAACACATACATTAATGATTATAATATTTGAAAGGTACTTGAGTTTTATTAATGTCACATCTTATATACGATATAACTTATCCAAGCATTATATTTATGAAAACATTATAATACTATATATTAATTCGTAACAATCATTCAAATAAGGTGTAAAGGTCAAACCAAGGGCAGTTCTATGCCTTAGAAAATAAGGCATTCGTCTTGGGCCTCAAATTTGAGTGACCTCATTTTTTAGTAATAAtcggaaaaaaaattataatgcgttgtttcaatttatttcttactttttttttaattcatttaaaaaaatacttttttcttttttgtcaatttttttaattttaattttccacatgacatatttataactacaaaattaaagaacattttgatatattatacatatttttaatttaagagcATAGAATTCAAAAATcttctttactttttaaaatttcgtgTCTAGTCAAAAATCCTACAAACAATTGAAGGTAATGTAGtgcaatttataaaataaaaaaaacattttcattaaaaaaaaagaaagtttgcatcacaaaaataattttcaagtataTTAACAACTATGCATGTTAAAAACTAGAAGAATGGAATTTgactaataaaattaaaaatttaagacgtactattcatttttgtgtttaaGCCGCCTGAAGGAAGAATGGTTATATAAATGAAGCAAACACTACGAGCCCGTTTTGATTGACTTTAAGTTACCAATTTAAAGtatctttttagcttttggacgtgtttgcatAATattaactttaagccagaaagttcttaaaatcagtcaaaaatgaaaagttaggattcctaactttttttttctaagtgcttaaagtcattttcttttatcatggaaattacttttatatcccttatattttaactcaattttcaaactactctttttatttttttaaccctaaaattcacataattttcctcatttaaccacttttatccaaacactcaatagAAAGCTTTGTTTCTGACACCTACAAAATTATTCATTAAACTAAACCTTGATTTTCTTAAGGGAACAAATTTCTCTTCCTCCAATTCCTGGATCAACAATCTTTTGGGAGAGAAATTACCTGATGCGTTTGCCTCCCGGCTCGATGAAGCAAAGTCAGAAGAATCTTGACTACTAATGGAGCATTgtggagtcgttatagtcgagGATGCTGACGGTAGAGAAAGACAAATCAGTGGATGacggaggaggaggaggaggagggggAGTATTGTTTCCAATTGGTTTTGAAGCAGCAAATTTTCAGAAACTTCTGGAAACAGAGACAAAGTGAGGTCCGAAAGGTTTTCAGAAACTTGGGAAAACAGAGACAGATTTTCAGAAATTTGTGTGTTTACAGACAAGAAAGGTGAATTAGCATCGTCCCTGCCGCCGTCTATGGAAGAGAAATTAACAGAAGACCACTGATGAGGAAGATAATAGCTAATTGGTTTGGCATCAATAACAATGTCTTCTGAAAATGGCAGAGACAACGTTAGAAAATCGTCGGGAAATTGATCAACTACATCATCACCGTCTTCCATGGCGTAAAAGAGAAAGTAAGCAGTGTGAGTGAACTTTTGGAATATGAACAAGAGAGGCTGCAATGATCCTTTTATAAGTTTGTAATTTTCCCATGTAAATACAAATTGGGATTCTTGGTGATTTTTTGCGTCAAAATATTCCGAACCAGAAAAGGAAAGGGAAGGCaaaatcatattatttttttaaaaaaaaaacgtgTAAATAATTTCTAGTAGTATTGGTATAATAATTTGATTTAAGAattgttataaaaaataattacccACTTAAAATCACTTATTATAAGATAAaagttattataaaaaaaaattacccaCTAAAAATCACTTATTATAAGATAATTGTGTATAAATTTTTCTAATAAATATTGAGTTGTGACATGCTTAGTCTTACCATTAAATATTTTAGGAAAACTACACGATATAGcaaatattaatatatatttaagatAAATAGCTAtaatttacttatatatatatatatatatatatatattatatggatACAATTAGATATTAAATAGCAAAGTTAACTATACACTACTAATAGGTAAATATTAATTGTTAATTTAATAATGGGAAGTTGAGAGTTTTAGGGATGTAAATAAAGGAATGCCCACTATAGTAACATAATTGCACCTTATTTAATGCATTATAATTATAATCGTATTACTGTATAAATACCTATACTTTACTTTGTTTGATATATTAATACATTAAGTTCTATAATTGTTTGTATCCTTGATATATTAATACATTAAGCTATATAAATACTTGTATTCATTTGAAATCAAAGTATTCATATGCTAATATATTTGAATACAATTGGATACTCTTTTGTATTATGTATCAAATTTTGTTTAACATTAGGGATATTCATATGTACATTGTATAGTTGTATTCATAAGGATAatgtatttaaattaagttataTAATGGTTTGTATCCttgatattttaatacattaagTTATATAAATACTTGTATCCAATTGAAATCAAAGTGTCCATATGCTAAATGTCGTGTTCATATGCTAAACTGATATACTTCACACTGTTTGATATAATGTATCATTGAGTTCTATAATGATTTGTATCcttaatatattaatatattaagTTATATAACTACTTGTATCCATTTGAAATCGAAGTATCCATATGCTAACTGTACAAGTAATACAACTTTCCTTATGTAGGAAATCAAATTCTATATGGTGAATCATTCGATTGAAGCCCCCGCATACGCAGATATACGAAAACCATAATATAGTTCATGATTGAAGAAGAAGCTTATTCGTGTCCAGTTCAATAAAATCAAGAATACATGTTTTTGTGTATATACCTGTATGCATGAGTGTATATTAGTTAATAATTTAATAATGGGAAGTTGAGAGTAGTAacatattttaccttatttaatgcattataataataactatattactgtataaattttttttaaaaaaaattatacgaaGATACAGCTAAATATAGATATAAACTGTAgtcattttttataaataacatACTTATAGCTATTTAAATTCAATAACCCTATAACTATAGCTATTTATGTAAGTTACTCTATCTTTTGTTATCGGATGGGCATTGGAGTCGGCTTTGGAGTTTCACGGATGGGCCGGCTTAGACTATTACGACTAGGGGTGTTCACAAATCGGTTAttggtcaaaatcaaaatcaaaatcaaatcaattgaattaatttttaaattattaaaactaaagcaaactaaatataatttatattttttgatttggTTATTATCGATTTCGGTTCGGTTATTAAccataaatgaaaataaaaaaaattattcattcaaaaaagtaaaaaagacaACAATTCATtcagaagagaaaaaaaacaattcattcaaaagaaaatgaattgcCTTCGTGCCATTTTGAATCTTAAATGATCAACCTAGGCCTAAGGGTGAGGGTGGTACAGTATTGAAATTTTTTGGTTcgataattttgatttttaagaatattatatcattattaattatatcaaataattttagtatagtttgaaattttaaaattcagtTTCTATGTTTTGTTGTATGGTAAATTAATAACCGTAATCTGTTTGACTTATATATACTCATATAATAGAGAATGGTGACTTCGAGGCTTCGTCAGTTCCAGATTCGACTGTCTTAAAACCTCTCTCAGAAACAGCTCTCTAGTTCAACCTGATCCCATCCCTAAAGGTGTAACTGAACGTATGTTTGATGATGACCTATCAGACGAAAAGAGAGATAGATCAATTATCCTAGCAGCTAAAAAAGAGTGGGTAGTTTAGAGTTTGACTCAAATGAGCAAGAATCCTAAGGAAAATCTCAATGAGCAAGAATTTCTATATTCCTATGCACAAGGTTATGACTTCATGGGATGAAAAACATTAATTTGCCTACAGTTAATTTTTGAACAAGGTGTTTTTCCACTACAAGATGAATCTTGCAAAAGGTATGTAGGGATAGTGAAACAATCCTTCTTATTAACCACTCTCATTGAATGTGAGTGTGTTGAGGGAAGAATGAGCAACAAAACAATCTCTCAAGTGTCAAGACTTTTGGGGACGACAAAAGAAACTAAAGGCAGCTTGACTCAGAGATCAGGTTGTGATGAGACTTTTCAGAAATAAAATGCTTATTTGAAGGCAGAAGTTCATATCTTAGTTGCTGAAAGCAAGAGTCTCACTGTGAAGTGGAGGACCTGACCAAACAATTGTTATATGCTTATGGTGCTGATAATGAGCGCATGATGATGGTTCTCCATTTTCTTCATCCTTGTCCTCCTTCTTCCTAGTCCAGTTTTTTTTTGCTTTCTATCCTAAGTGCAGTTTTTTGCTATCTCCATGGCTATAACTGATCAGTTCCCTTAGGTATTTTTGTTAATGCAATATTTTTGATGCTATTCTAATGAACTATGCATGAAAACTTGCCTTCTTGTctactatttttcttttcttgctcttGGCTAAtttattaatgttagtattGCCCAGTGACCATGAATTTATCGAGAGCGcgtattattttacttgatttatTATTCTAACTTTTTTAAGATGCCAAAAGGGGGAAGAAGTATTAATGACAAGTAGCCAGTTCGAATCAAAGGATCTAGTTCATATGTAAGGGGGGAAGATAATGTCGATAGGGAGAAtagtttgtcatcatcaaaaatggGGGAAGTATTGTATTTTGGGTTTTGATTATTTAACAAACTATCGTTCAATAAAATGATGCAAAGAGGGACATGGGAGACAAGAAATGCATACTGATAGGGGGAAGTTATGTGTTCATGTTAACTATGTGACAGGGGGAACAACTACCTGTTTACAATAACATGAACACAAGTCCACAtggtttgtcatcatcaaaaagggtGAAAatgttataattcaagttttgatgcatCAACAAATCATGAGACCTAATTGGCGGACCTGGTCCCATGATCGGTGTGTGTTACAAACCAAATGGGAGCCAGCTATAAAAATTGCCACCACCTGCTGTGGTTGGTGGGCAAATCATAAGAGACTACAAATCATGGGACCTGATCGGGGGACCTGATCGACCTGGTCCAGCTGTAAAAGCTTTCACCACCTGCTGTGGTTGGTGGGCAACAGCTGAAGGACAGAGACGTCCAACCAATCAAAAGGTACTAGGTTGTTTCGTCCATATGCTAAATACTATATTTAGGACATGaaacaaattaatttttcaCACATCACATTTACAAggtaaaaggaaaaaagagtgtgtgctaaaaaaaaagaatacttCCTCAAAGCAGCAGAGGACCTGATcgagctactattgaagaatagtTTTTAAGTTGTTGCTTTGTTGTAATGTGGAGTCTTGTACGCTAAATATTGTAAAATCATTTCCTATCATATAAAGGAATATTGATTATTTCTCTTTGTACTGTGTCATTGTGACTTCTTTGCTAGAGTTAGCATTGAAGTGGTTAGAAAAGTCTACATTAACCTAGGGGTGATTGTGTAGTGGACAATAGTCTTATTGCTTAGTTTCCGAGTCATTTCTAGAGTTAGCCTTAATCGGAGTGTTGAAAGTCTACATCAACTAGAGTGAGTTGGGGTAGTGGGCAATAATCATATTGTTTAGGCTCGAAGTTTTGTGATAGGGTGTTGCAAACATAGGGGTGAAGAGGATTTGTATCTAGTTACATAGGTTGTAATAGATCACTTTTCTCTTGCATCTAGTGAAGATTGGTTGGAAATCCTGTTGGACAGATCGTGGTTGTTTCTCCCTTGAGCAGGGAGTTTTTCCACGCAAAACTCTTGTCTTGTTCATTACTTGCATTAGTTGTTCGTTTCTTGAGCATTCTGTTAATTGATTGTGTCATGGAACCTGGTCCCCTGACTCGTGTGGTGGACGCAAATGTTCTATCAACAATGACGTGCCTTAAAATGGTAAGCTCGATTTTACGTGGACCATGATCTGGATTGATACAACCcactattaaaaaatatttttctagttCTTTTACATTTCAGTTCTAACTTAAATgacaataaaaatatttgtaaaataATATTACATAGTGTGCTAATCAAGtttcaaatcaaaattaaagTATCTCAATAATATTTGTTAAGTAGAAATTATCTAGAGCTTTCAATTGTTAGTAATGCCACTGATGGGGTTGGGGGTGGTTCAATTGGTTTGTTGGTTTCATTTAGTCACATATGATGTCACTTATCAATTTGTTGGTCtggtaaaaaaaatcaaaaatacaactatttaaaatatattaaatttatcatttattatatttttggttCAAAATACCTCGCTATTAcgttatttattaaaatgaatCTCtctccccctcccccctccccaaAATTAGCTAAGTAGCTTAAAAATATCTTGCTACTAACGGTGctccaaaagaagaaaaaatgagcCATGTTTTAATAGCTATTCTAAGGGGATGGGAACGTCCTCCATTTAAATCTCAAGACAAGTGCTTTTAATTACAAAAACTGAGTGAAATTTAATATTGAAGATTATGAGATTACTTTGACtatttaaaatgataattttatataattccAATAACATGtgttatataaaatttaatgtcAATAACATATTTTGTGTAATTTCACAAGTGAATTTTGAAGAGGATTGTGTGTACGTCGATCTTATTTTATCTTGAGAGTTAGAGAGTTTGTTTTCGATAAAAGTATAAAACTAAACCCTAAATCAAGAACTTTATATATCGAatggtataaatataatttattattttacaatTGGGTTATCGATTAatccattaaaaaaaatctaaaatcatTACCAATCGGTAAcccaatgataaaaaaaattaaaatcattatcGAAACTACTAAACCAATAGTTTAGTTTCTAGTTAAGTTATCtaaaatacattattttaatttttttgatttaagttatctaaaatatattatttcaatttttttattttcactcGGTGTTCGAAGAACGCATTAAAACTACAACTAAAATCGAATCGCACACTACAAAatctattaaaaaatatagctCTCAATAAGATTTTCTCCATATTTCGAGCTCGAAATCGAAACCACTCTAATTAGGGGTTGACTTCGGTTAATATATGTAATCAATTAATAACTTAATAGTGGGGTTCACTTCGGTTTAGTATATGTAATCAATTAATAACTTAATAGTGGTAGATAAATGCAAGCACCCACGTGCAGCCCAATGTATATATTCGCATTCCATTATATACCCAACACAACTAtagtttttaattataaaattgagtgcaaaaataataaaataatgatttatCATTATTACAACACTCACTCAAAGACTGCATCTTTTTTCGTCTCTATCTTCCATTTCCCATCTcatcccctctctctctctctctatctctctgtTGCAGCTACATTGTGTGTTTTCCACAATCTGGGTCGGTCACCATTTTAATCAAAGGTAATCCCTTTAccccttttcttcattattttgcCTTTTAATTTTACATTCTTTTGTTTCTACTATCTAGATTTGATGCATTTGAGTTTCTTTTCTGCGTTCATTTGGATTTTTAGCAAATGTTGTTTATTTATATGAGTATTCTTCATATGGGTATCAGATTGTTTAATTCATATCTTCGTATGGATAACAAATAGTGAGTGAAATTGGATCGTTTTAGTTGCAGATTTTAGCTATTCCCCTTTCTCCTTGTACTGTGGTCTCTGAGCTTAATTACTCCCTTCTATCCAAAATAAGTGTTAGCTTTAGGAATTCAGGAAGTTGTTTCCAATTATACCCTTATATTAAAGAACTAATTCTTCTTTAACACTGCTCAATTCTACAGAATCATCTAATACATTGGGGGTAAATTAGTAAATTAAACCTTACATTTGTTGTTTTTCTTAATGGGCGTGAAATGCTAAAACCTAAGTTGAGTGGAGTTTTCACTTTTGATGCCGCACCTTGTGTCGGATTATCCAAAAATGGAGAATTCGACAGCATCcgttgacatttttgaagagtccaagTGACATAGGCTAAAAAATGTACTTATTTTGGGACGGAAGGAGTATgattttatcttcttttatCTGTCTTATCCGCCTTCAAAAGCTAAAGATTTTCTTTTATTGCATTCCGTATCTCTAAGTTTTTTTCCATCAACTTTTTTAATCTTTGATTTTGGATTTATGATGAACTTTCACTTGATACTTGTATTGGTAGTCCTAAATGGAGTGGCCTCTTTCAAGACTATAATGGTTCCTATTGAATAGTAAAAATTTAGTGTGATGATACCTACTATTACTTGTTCAAAAGTGTCTATTTTAAGGAGCTTAATGAGCTACAAGTTTTATGTTATTTAGTTTTGTGTCAGAATTGTAGTTTAGAAGAGGCATAAATTTGGGCAGAAGAGCTAGGAAGAGTAAGCATGTCAAGTGACAGTTGCAGCCACTGGTGTTATAGTTGTAGGCAACCTGTGAATCTCAGAAGACAAAATGATGTTTGTCCCAATTGCCGTGGTGGATTTGTTCAAGAGCTTGAAGATATAACGAGTAGTAGTGTAGATAATCAGAGCCAGAGGCCGAGATTTATGGAATCCGTCTCAAACTTTTTAAGACGACAAATCTCAGCTAGAAGTAATATTTCTGAGACAGGGAGATCTGATGAACGAGGAAATTTGTGGAATCCATTACTGATTTTTAGTGGTGATACGCCTGTTCAGATGCCTGGCGATGGTGGAGTGTTGGAGTTTCTTAATGAGGCACTTGGCTTCCGACAAGAAAATGGTGGTGATTATTTTGTAGGTCCAGGAGTGGAGgaattttttgaagaaattgtAAATAGAAATCAGCGTGGTGCTCCTCCTGCCTCAAGATGTTCAATTGATTCCCTACCAACAGTCAAGATATCGAAAAAGGATATTAGATCGGATTCTCACTGCCCTGTTTGTAAAGAGAAATTTGCACTGGGGACTAAGGCAACAAAATTGCCTTGCAAGCACTTATATCACGCGGATTGCATCATTCCATGGCTAGAACAGAAGAGTTCATGTCCTGTTTGTAGAAAGGAGCTGATACCTGAAAAATCTGGCAATGACCATTCTTCTCGAAACTTAAGGAATGAAAGCAG
The genomic region above belongs to Solanum dulcamara chromosome 5, daSolDulc1.2, whole genome shotgun sequence and contains:
- the LOC129890734 gene encoding uncharacterized protein LOC129890734 yields the protein MEDGDDVVDQFPDDFLTLSLPFSEDIVIDAKPISYYLPHQWSSVNFSSIDGGRDDANSPFLSVNTQISENLSLFSQVSENLSDLTLSLFPEVSENLLLQNQLETILPLLLLLLRHPLICLSLPSASSTITTPQCSISSQDSSDFASSSREANASGNFSPKRLLIQELEEEKFVPLRKSRFSLMNNFVGVRNKAFY
- the LOC129888453 gene encoding probable E3 ubiquitin-protein ligase RHC1A, which gives rise to MSSDSCSHWCYSCRQPVNLRRQNDVCPNCRGGFVQELEDITSSSVDNQSQRPRFMESVSNFLRRQISARSNISETGRSDERGNLWNPLLIFSGDTPVQMPGDGGVLEFLNEALGFRQENGGDYFVGPGVEEFFEEIVNRNQRGAPPASRCSIDSLPTVKISKKDIRSDSHCPVCKEKFALGTKATKLPCKHLYHADCIIPWLEQKSSCPVCRKELIPEKSGNDHSSRNLRNESRSSSRRVSGRENSSQNQERRRPWSSLWNFGSFRSSSRSTPAAETSSQTSHQYNNYSEYSNWPFE